One window of Streptomyces sp. FIT100 genomic DNA carries:
- a CDS encoding DUF485 domain-containing protein, producing MSAEQPPRREVVTGVPRAARRRPGHAPARSEITEQTPLGGVYVRSLMRSQLRTALYALGALALLVGTLPLLFAFPAAVLGSFASPEPFVWAALGVLVYPVMWLIARWYVRRAERNERDFTGLVEGR from the coding sequence ATGTCTGCAGAGCAGCCGCCACGCCGCGAGGTGGTCACGGGCGTGCCCCGCGCCGCCCGCCGCCGCCCCGGCCATGCCCCCGCCCGCTCCGAGATCACCGAGCAGACCCCGCTCGGCGGGGTGTACGTCCGCTCCCTCATGCGCAGTCAGCTGCGCACGGCCCTCTACGCCCTCGGCGCGCTCGCCCTGCTCGTCGGCACGCTCCCGCTGCTGTTCGCCTTCCCCGCCGCCGTCCTCGGCTCCTTCGCCTCGCCCGAGCCGTTCGTCTGGGCGGCGCTCGGGGTGCTCGTCTACCCGGTGATGTGGCTGATCGCGCGCTGGTACGTCCGCCGGGCCGAGCGCAACGAACGCGACTTCACCGGACTCGTCGAAGGCCGCTGA
- a CDS encoding LytTR family DNA-binding domain-containing protein: MLRVLAVDDEKPALEELLYLLRSDARVHSAEGATDATEALRRISRALDAGPDGEDGVDVVFLDIHMAGLTGLDVAKLLAGFARPPLIVFVTAHEGFAVQAFDLKAVDYVLKPVRRERLAEAVRRVSDLVGPARDPRQPAPAPAPAPAPASTSAYVPSPAATAAPTVHTETPDQIPVELGGVTRFVAIDDIAYVEAQGDYARLHTADGSHLVRIPLSTLEERWAARGFVRIHRSHLVALGRIDELRLDAGTTTVRVGTAELTVSRRHARQLRDLLMRHARG; this comes from the coding sequence ATGCTGCGCGTACTGGCTGTCGACGACGAGAAACCGGCCCTTGAGGAACTGCTCTACCTGCTCCGCTCCGATGCGCGGGTGCACAGTGCCGAGGGGGCCACCGACGCGACCGAGGCACTGCGCCGCATCAGCCGGGCGCTGGACGCGGGACCCGACGGCGAGGACGGCGTCGACGTCGTCTTCCTCGACATCCACATGGCGGGGCTGACCGGCCTCGACGTCGCCAAGCTGCTCGCGGGCTTCGCTCGTCCCCCGCTGATCGTGTTCGTCACCGCGCATGAGGGCTTCGCCGTGCAGGCGTTCGACCTGAAGGCCGTCGACTACGTGCTCAAACCGGTGCGCAGGGAGCGGCTGGCCGAGGCGGTGCGCCGGGTGAGCGACCTGGTCGGGCCGGCCCGCGACCCCCGGCAGCCCGCGCCCGCGCCCGCGCCCGCGCCCGCGCCTGCGTCCACGTCCGCGTACGTACCGTCGCCCGCGGCCACCGCGGCACCGACGGTGCACACCGAGACGCCCGACCAGATCCCCGTCGAACTCGGCGGCGTCACCCGCTTCGTCGCCATCGACGACATCGCCTACGTCGAGGCCCAGGGCGACTACGCCCGGCTGCACACGGCGGACGGCAGCCACCTGGTCCGGATCCCGCTGTCCACGCTGGAGGAGCGCTGGGCGGCCCGGGGCTTCGTCCGCATCCACCGCAGCCACCTCGTGGCGCTCGGCCGCATCGACGAACTGCGTCTGGACGCCGGGACCACCACCGTCCGGGTGGGCACGGCCGAGCTCACCGTCAGCCGCCGCCACGCCCGTCAGCTGCGGGATCTGCTGATGCGCCACGCCCGCGGCTGA
- a CDS encoding sigma-70 family RNA polymerase sigma factor produces MATATATTDERALAELKREHGPALLSFLVGLTYGDRQRAEDLLQETLLRAWQHPEAFEGPYESMRPWLFTVARRLAIDARRSRLARPTEIADGILAATPDPADATDRAVAALDVRAAVRSLSPEHRAVLEEIYFQGRSVAEAAQALGIPAGTVKSRSYHALRRLARSLPGYSRAPVASAA; encoded by the coding sequence ATGGCGACGGCAACGGCGACGACCGACGAGCGGGCCCTGGCGGAGCTGAAGCGCGAACACGGTCCCGCCCTGCTGAGCTTTCTGGTCGGACTGACCTACGGCGACCGGCAGCGGGCCGAGGACCTGCTCCAGGAGACCCTGCTGCGGGCCTGGCAGCACCCCGAGGCGTTCGAAGGTCCGTACGAGTCGATGCGGCCGTGGCTCTTCACCGTCGCCCGCCGGCTCGCGATCGACGCGCGCCGCTCCCGGCTGGCCCGGCCCACCGAGATCGCCGACGGCATCCTCGCGGCGACGCCCGACCCGGCGGACGCCACCGACCGCGCCGTCGCGGCGCTCGACGTCCGTGCGGCAGTGCGCTCACTGAGCCCCGAGCACCGGGCCGTGCTGGAGGAGATCTACTTCCAGGGGCGCAGCGTCGCCGAGGCCGCGCAGGCGCTCGGCATACCGGCGGGCACGGTCAAGTCGCGCTCGTACCACGCGCTGCGCCGGCTGGCCCGCTCGCTGCCGGGCTACAGCCGTGCGCCGGTCGCCTCCGCGGCATGA
- the lysX gene encoding bifunctional lysylphosphatidylglycerol synthetase/lysine--tRNA ligase LysX translates to MGVSVEERSAAAARSRLIGRVPDGFATFFALLGVFCAVIALIAPLRRLLLPVALFLDRVAVPVSANLAYAVFLLLLAAAVGARKKAAWWLVVTYLALIVVTDILVIAFARDQGGIPGLVVCLLALAVLVVARHEFYAATRRGSLRRALLVLVLGLAAGVLAGWGLVELFPGSLDPEQRLLWSANRVFGGLVSGAQFDGSPPRVLFFLLGLFGAVALLTSAATLFRSQRMESALHGDEEPRIRALLGAYGSQDSLGYFATRRDKAVVFSPSGKAAVTYRVEAGVALASGDPVGDKEAWTPAIETWLDVARRYAWAPAVMGASEDGARAYARSGLGAIQLGDEAILYVDRFDLDGRDMRVTRQAVHRVRRLGATARIRRHSTLSDAEMRRIIHRADAWRDTETERGFSMALDRLGDPGDGDCLLVEAFLPGPGPGPGPGRTAAARPGPCDTDGDDEGRLVALLSFVPWGRDGISLDVMRRDRDNAPNGIMEFMVAELCAEAPRLGVRRISLNFAVFRSAFEEGARIGAGPVLRLWRRLLLFFSKWWQLEALYRSNVKYQPAWYPRFLCYGDAGALARIGLASAIAEGFVSVPTLGRLRGRGRPRGVAGPVASTAGLPAIDALELAGPDTVRPMGERRLPEQVRIRHRKLERLRERGLDPYPVGVAPPGGTHAAVRAAHPSLPPGARTGERTTVAGRVMAVRDFGGVVFAVLRDWSGDLQIAFTRTESGPETLRSFTADADLGDHITATGEIGASDRGELTVFVTAWQLTAKCLRPLPDKRRGLADPEARVRRRYLDLVASPDARGVVRARSAAVQALRQGLLDRGYLEVETPMLQQIHGGANARPFTTHINAYDLDLYLRIAPELYLKRLCVGGLEKVFELGRTFRNEGVSYKHNPEFTMLEAYQAHADYDVMLDLARELIQAAATAAFGSPIAHKAGPGGRLVTHDISGAWPVMTVHGAISDALGEHVDANTDEDTLRRFCDVAGVPHRPDDSRGDIVLEMYERLVEERTQLPTFYKDFPTDVSPLTRQHRGDPRLAERWDLVAFGTELGTAYSELTDPVEQRRRLTAQSLLAAGGDPEAMELDEDFLDALEYAMPPTGGLGIGVDRLVMFLTGLTIRDTLPFPLVRRH, encoded by the coding sequence ATGGGTGTCAGCGTGGAGGAGCGCTCAGCAGCCGCCGCCCGGAGCCGCCTCATCGGCAGGGTGCCGGACGGCTTCGCGACGTTCTTCGCCCTGCTCGGGGTCTTCTGCGCGGTCATCGCGCTCATCGCCCCGCTGCGCAGACTGCTCCTCCCCGTCGCGCTCTTCCTCGACCGCGTCGCCGTACCCGTCAGCGCCAACCTCGCCTACGCCGTCTTCCTGCTGCTGCTCGCGGCGGCCGTCGGCGCCCGCAAGAAGGCCGCCTGGTGGCTGGTCGTCACGTATCTGGCGCTGATCGTCGTCACCGACATCCTGGTCATCGCCTTCGCCCGCGACCAGGGCGGGATCCCCGGCCTCGTCGTGTGCCTGCTGGCCCTGGCGGTGCTGGTCGTCGCCCGGCACGAGTTCTACGCCGCGACGCGCCGCGGCTCGCTGCGCCGGGCGCTGCTCGTCCTGGTCCTCGGCCTCGCCGCGGGCGTGCTCGCCGGCTGGGGGCTCGTCGAGCTCTTCCCCGGCAGCCTCGACCCCGAGCAGCGGCTGCTGTGGTCCGCCAACCGGGTGTTCGGCGGACTCGTCTCCGGCGCCCAGTTCGACGGCAGCCCGCCCCGCGTCCTCTTCTTCCTCCTCGGCCTCTTCGGCGCCGTCGCGCTGCTCACCTCCGCCGCGACCCTCTTCCGCTCCCAGCGCATGGAGTCCGCTCTGCACGGCGACGAGGAACCCCGTATCCGCGCCCTGCTCGGCGCCTACGGCTCCCAGGACTCCCTCGGCTACTTCGCCACCCGCCGCGACAAGGCCGTCGTCTTCTCGCCCAGCGGCAAGGCCGCCGTCACCTACCGCGTCGAGGCCGGCGTCGCCCTCGCCAGCGGCGACCCGGTCGGCGACAAGGAGGCGTGGACCCCCGCCATCGAGACCTGGCTGGACGTCGCCCGCCGCTACGCCTGGGCGCCCGCGGTCATGGGCGCGTCCGAGGACGGTGCCAGGGCCTACGCGCGCTCCGGGCTCGGCGCGATCCAGCTCGGCGACGAGGCGATCCTGTACGTCGACCGGTTCGACCTGGACGGGCGCGACATGCGGGTCACCCGGCAGGCCGTCCACCGGGTGCGCCGGCTCGGCGCCACCGCCCGGATCCGCCGCCACTCCACCCTCAGCGACGCCGAGATGCGCCGGATCATCCACCGGGCCGACGCCTGGCGGGACACCGAGACCGAGCGCGGCTTCTCCATGGCCCTGGACCGGCTCGGCGACCCCGGTGACGGCGACTGCCTGCTCGTCGAGGCGTTCCTCCCCGGACCCGGACCCGGACCCGGACCCGGTCGCACCGCCGCCGCCCGACCCGGACCCTGTGACACGGACGGCGACGACGAGGGCCGGCTTGTCGCGCTGCTCTCCTTCGTCCCCTGGGGACGCGACGGGATCTCGCTCGACGTCATGCGCCGCGACCGCGACAACGCCCCCAACGGAATCATGGAGTTCATGGTCGCCGAGCTGTGCGCCGAGGCCCCCCGGCTCGGCGTCCGCCGGATCTCCCTCAACTTCGCCGTCTTCCGCTCGGCCTTCGAGGAGGGCGCCCGCATCGGCGCCGGGCCCGTGCTGCGGCTGTGGCGCAGACTGCTGCTGTTCTTCTCGAAGTGGTGGCAGCTGGAGGCCCTCTACCGGTCCAACGTCAAATACCAGCCCGCCTGGTACCCGCGGTTCCTCTGCTACGGGGACGCCGGCGCCCTCGCCCGCATCGGCCTCGCCTCCGCGATCGCCGAGGGCTTCGTCTCCGTACCCACGCTGGGCCGGCTCCGGGGCAGGGGGCGGCCACGCGGCGTCGCCGGACCCGTCGCCAGCACCGCCGGGCTCCCGGCGATCGACGCGCTGGAACTGGCCGGGCCCGACACCGTACGCCCGATGGGGGAACGCCGGCTGCCCGAACAGGTGCGCATCCGCCACCGCAAACTGGAGCGGCTGCGTGAACGGGGCCTCGACCCGTACCCCGTCGGCGTCGCCCCGCCCGGCGGCACCCACGCCGCCGTCCGCGCCGCGCACCCGTCCCTGCCACCCGGCGCGCGCACCGGGGAGCGCACCACCGTCGCCGGCCGGGTCATGGCCGTACGCGACTTCGGCGGCGTCGTCTTCGCCGTGCTGCGCGACTGGTCCGGCGACCTCCAGATCGCCTTCACCCGCACGGAATCCGGCCCCGAGACGCTGCGCTCCTTCACCGCCGACGCCGACCTCGGCGACCACATCACCGCCACCGGCGAGATCGGCGCCAGCGACCGCGGTGAACTCACCGTCTTCGTCACCGCCTGGCAGCTCACCGCCAAGTGCCTGCGCCCGCTCCCCGACAAGCGCCGCGGACTCGCCGACCCCGAGGCCCGGGTCCGCCGCCGCTATCTCGACCTGGTCGCGAGCCCCGACGCCCGCGGGGTGGTCCGGGCCCGCTCCGCCGCCGTGCAGGCGCTGCGCCAAGGGCTGCTCGACCGCGGCTACCTGGAGGTCGAGACGCCGATGCTCCAGCAGATCCACGGCGGCGCCAACGCCCGGCCGTTCACCACCCACATCAACGCCTACGACCTCGACCTCTATCTGCGCATCGCCCCCGAGCTGTACCTGAAACGGCTGTGCGTGGGCGGCCTGGAGAAGGTCTTCGAACTGGGCCGCACCTTCCGCAACGAGGGCGTCTCCTACAAGCACAACCCCGAGTTCACGATGCTGGAGGCGTACCAGGCCCACGCCGACTACGACGTGATGCTCGACCTCGCCCGCGAACTGATCCAGGCCGCCGCCACCGCCGCGTTCGGCTCGCCCATCGCCCACAAGGCCGGCCCCGGCGGGCGGCTCGTCACCCACGACATCTCCGGTGCCTGGCCGGTCATGACCGTCCACGGGGCGATCTCGGATGCGCTCGGCGAGCACGTCGACGCCAACACGGACGAGGACACGCTGCGGCGCTTCTGCGATGTCGCCGGAGTCCCGCACCGCCCCGACGACTCCCGGGGCGACATCGTCCTGGAGATGTACGAGCGGCTCGTCGAGGAACGCACCCAGCTGCCCACGTTCTACAAGGACTTCCCCACCGACGTCTCCCCGCTGACCCGCCAGCACCGCGGCGACCCGCGCCTCGCCGAACGCTGGGACCTCGTCGCCTTCGGCACCGAACTGGGCACGGCCTACTCGGAGTTGACCGACCCGGTGGAACAGCGAAGGCGCCTCACCGCCCAGTCGCTGCTCGCCGCCGGCGGCGACCCGGAGGCGATGGAACTCGACGAGGACTTCCTCGACGCGCTGGAGTACGCGATGCCGCCCACCGGCGGACTCGGTATCGGGGTCGACCGGCTGGTGATGTTCCTGACCGGACTGACCATCCGCGACACCTTGCCGTTCCCGCTCGTCCGCCGCCACTGA
- a CDS encoding cation acetate symporter yields MNQTYAVTAVTAVVLATVLIGALGLRISRTTSDFYVASRTVGPGLNAAAISGEYLSAASFLGIAGLVLLQGPDMLWYPVGYTAGYLVLLVLVAAPLRRSGAYTLSDFAEARLESAAVRRLASLFVVGIGWLYLLPQLQGAGLTLEILTGAPDWVGGLVVAVVVTGAVAAGGMRSITFVQAFQYWLKLTALLVPALFLAAAWAGDDAPRARFDAPAVVREHTEVRIDDTVRIELEEPLTVTVSGVVDGARHDGRRLTLGEGAHRVDAGTSLAFPEGAELPERASTGADPAGWSQPLAGGRDGYQLYATYGLILATFLGTMGLPHVAVRFYTSPNGRAARRTTLVVLGLIGAFYLLPPVYGALGRIYAPELALTGEADAAVLVLPERMIGGVAGDLLGALLAGGAFAAFLSTASGLTMSVAGVVSQDVLPSRGVRHFRLATVLSMAVPLALSVVATNVPVADAVGLAFAVSASSFCPLLVLGIWWRRLTPPGAAAGLVAGGGAALTAVMATRAGLAPEGWAHTLMAWPAVWSVPLGFLTMVLVSLATPRHIPDGAAAILARLHLPEDLAGRPRPEGAER; encoded by the coding sequence GTGAACCAGACCTATGCGGTGACGGCCGTGACCGCCGTCGTCCTCGCGACCGTCCTCATCGGCGCCCTCGGCCTGCGCATATCCCGCACCACCTCCGACTTCTACGTGGCCTCACGCACCGTCGGACCGGGCCTGAACGCGGCCGCCATCAGCGGCGAGTACCTCTCCGCCGCCTCCTTCCTCGGCATCGCGGGCCTCGTCCTCCTCCAGGGCCCCGACATGCTCTGGTACCCGGTCGGCTACACCGCCGGCTATCTCGTCCTGCTGGTCCTCGTCGCCGCCCCGCTGCGCCGCTCGGGGGCGTACACCCTCTCCGACTTCGCCGAGGCCCGGCTCGAATCGGCAGCCGTGCGCCGCCTCGCCAGCCTCTTCGTCGTCGGCATCGGCTGGCTCTATCTCCTGCCGCAGCTCCAGGGCGCCGGACTCACCCTGGAGATCCTCACCGGCGCGCCCGACTGGGTCGGCGGGCTCGTCGTCGCCGTCGTCGTGACGGGCGCGGTCGCGGCGGGCGGAATGCGCTCCATCACCTTCGTCCAGGCTTTCCAGTACTGGCTGAAGCTCACCGCGCTCCTGGTGCCCGCCCTCTTCCTCGCCGCCGCCTGGGCCGGCGACGACGCGCCCAGGGCCCGCTTCGACGCACCCGCCGTCGTCCGTGAGCACACCGAGGTACGGATCGACGACACCGTACGGATCGAGCTGGAGGAGCCGCTCACCGTCACCGTCTCCGGCGTCGTCGACGGCGCCCGCCACGACGGGCGGCGCCTCACTCTCGGCGAAGGCGCCCATCGCGTCGACGCGGGGACCAGCCTCGCCTTCCCCGAAGGCGCCGAGCTGCCCGAACGGGCCTCCACCGGCGCCGACCCGGCCGGCTGGTCGCAGCCCCTCGCCGGCGGACGCGACGGCTACCAGCTGTACGCCACCTACGGACTGATCCTCGCGACCTTTCTCGGCACCATGGGGCTGCCCCATGTCGCCGTCCGCTTCTACACCAGCCCCAACGGCCGCGCCGCGCGCCGCACCACCCTCGTCGTGCTCGGCCTGATCGGGGCGTTCTATCTGCTGCCGCCCGTGTACGGCGCGCTCGGCCGGATCTACGCCCCCGAACTCGCCCTCACCGGCGAGGCCGACGCCGCCGTGCTCGTCCTGCCGGAGCGGATGATCGGGGGCGTCGCGGGCGATCTGCTCGGCGCGCTCCTCGCGGGCGGCGCGTTCGCCGCGTTCCTGTCGACCGCGTCGGGACTGACCATGTCCGTCGCCGGAGTCGTCTCCCAGGACGTGCTGCCCTCGCGCGGCGTACGGCACTTCCGGCTCGCCACCGTCCTGTCGATGGCCGTGCCGCTGGCGCTGAGCGTCGTCGCCACCAACGTGCCGGTCGCGGACGCGGTCGGCCTCGCCTTCGCCGTCTCGGCCTCCTCCTTCTGCCCGCTGCTCGTCCTCGGCATCTGGTGGCGGCGGCTCACCCCGCCGGGCGCGGCGGCCGGGCTCGTCGCGGGCGGCGGCGCCGCGCTGACCGCCGTGATGGCCACCCGCGCCGGCCTCGCCCCCGAGGGCTGGGCGCACACCCTGATGGCCTGGCCCGCGGTCTGGTCCGTACCGCTCGGCTTCCTCACGATGGTGCTCGTCTCGCTCGCGACACCTCGGCACATACCCGACGGGGCCGCGGCGATCCTCGCCCGGCTCCATCTGCCGGAGGACCTCGCCGGCCGGCCCCGGCCCGAAGGAGCCGAGCGATGA
- a CDS encoding universal stress protein: MSEQQPPGFERGTDGPKVIVVGLDGSDSSLRAAAYASGLARRQNALLAAVYVQPLMPAGAALGAPVPDTAGEIAQGLIAEIREAMERVRGIWEVRWEFHTFRGDPYSGLVKAADQLRADAVVVGASESAGHRIIGSVAVRLVKAGRWPVTVVP; encoded by the coding sequence GTGAGCGAGCAGCAGCCCCCGGGGTTCGAGCGCGGCACGGACGGTCCGAAGGTGATCGTCGTGGGCCTGGACGGTTCCGATTCGTCGTTGCGGGCGGCCGCGTACGCGAGCGGTCTGGCCCGGCGGCAGAACGCCCTGCTCGCCGCCGTGTACGTGCAGCCGCTGATGCCGGCGGGCGCGGCGCTCGGCGCCCCGGTGCCGGACACGGCCGGGGAGATCGCGCAGGGGCTGATCGCGGAGATCCGCGAGGCGATGGAGCGGGTCCGGGGTATCTGGGAGGTGCGCTGGGAGTTCCACACCTTCCGCGGCGACCCCTACAGCGGCCTGGTGAAGGCCGCGGACCAGCTGCGGGCCGACGCGGTCGTCGTGGGGGCGTCGGAGTCGGCGGGCCATCGGATCATCGGCTCCGTGGCGGTACGGTTGGTGAAGGCCGGGCGCTGGCCGGTGACGGTGGTTCCGTAA
- a CDS encoding amino acid permease encodes MAGLRVGQGVLRRKPIALIEEGAPGEQLTRTLGLWQLTAIGVGGIIGAGIFALAGAVANETAGPAVLVSFLIAGVASAAAAFSYAEFAGLIPKAGSAYTYGYAVLGELAGWFIGWDLLLEYTAIVAVVAIGISGYFNFLLGEMGAELPVWMLGAPGTGPGHQVDLIASVLCLFTAYLLTLGIKNAARFETGVVVLKVLVVLLVIVLGFFHIDSANYNPFFPYGVSGAFTGAATVFFAVFGYDAMSTAAEESKDAQRHMPKAIVYSLAISMVLYVLACLVLTGMQNYKEIDPESGFSSAFKAVGLGGVANVIAVGAIIGILTVMFTFMLGVTRVWFSMSRDGLLPRWFAKTHPTRHVPIRVTWIAGVASAVIAGFLPIGEAAELTNIGILLAFVVVCVAVIVLRYRHPELPRTFRCPGMPVVPALGVVFSVWLITFLDWQTWARFAVWFLVGLVIYFTYSYRRSELGRTEREGRPGPG; translated from the coding sequence ATGGCAGGGCTCCGGGTGGGACAGGGCGTGCTGCGCCGCAAGCCCATCGCACTGATCGAAGAAGGCGCCCCGGGCGAACAGCTCACCAGGACGCTCGGCCTGTGGCAGCTCACGGCCATCGGCGTCGGCGGCATCATCGGGGCGGGGATCTTCGCACTCGCAGGGGCGGTGGCGAACGAGACGGCGGGTCCCGCGGTCCTCGTCTCGTTCCTGATCGCGGGTGTGGCGAGCGCGGCCGCGGCGTTCTCGTACGCGGAGTTCGCGGGACTGATCCCGAAGGCGGGGTCGGCCTACACGTACGGCTACGCGGTCCTCGGAGAGCTCGCCGGCTGGTTCATCGGCTGGGACCTGCTCCTGGAGTACACGGCGATCGTCGCGGTGGTCGCGATCGGGATCTCGGGCTACTTCAACTTCCTGCTGGGCGAGATGGGGGCGGAGCTGCCCGTCTGGATGCTGGGCGCGCCCGGCACGGGCCCCGGCCACCAGGTGGATCTGATCGCCTCGGTGCTGTGCCTGTTCACCGCCTACCTGCTGACCCTCGGCATCAAGAACGCCGCCCGTTTCGAGACGGGCGTCGTGGTGCTGAAGGTCCTGGTCGTGCTGCTGGTGATCGTCCTCGGCTTCTTCCACATCGACTCGGCCAACTACAACCCCTTCTTCCCGTACGGCGTCAGCGGCGCCTTCACCGGCGCGGCGACGGTCTTCTTCGCGGTGTTCGGCTACGACGCCATGTCGACGGCGGCCGAGGAGTCCAAGGACGCGCAGCGCCACATGCCGAAGGCGATCGTCTACTCGCTGGCGATCTCGATGGTGCTGTACGTGCTCGCCTGCCTCGTCCTGACGGGGATGCAGAACTACAAGGAGATCGACCCGGAGAGCGGCTTCTCCTCGGCCTTCAAGGCGGTGGGTCTCGGCGGCGTCGCGAACGTCATCGCGGTGGGCGCCATCATCGGCATCCTCACGGTGATGTTCACCTTCATGCTCGGTGTGACCCGGGTCTGGTTCTCGATGAGCCGGGACGGGCTGCTCCCCCGCTGGTTCGCCAAGACGCATCCGACGCGGCACGTCCCGATCCGTGTGACCTGGATCGCCGGTGTGGCGTCGGCGGTGATCGCCGGCTTCCTGCCGATCGGCGAGGCGGCCGAGCTGACCAACATCGGCATCCTGCTGGCGTTCGTCGTGGTGTGCGTCGCGGTGATCGTGCTGCGCTACCGGCATCCGGAGCTGCCGCGGACGTTCCGCTGTCCGGGCATGCCGGTCGTGCCGGCGCTCGGTGTCGTCTTCTCGGTCTGGCTGATCACCTTCCTGGACTGGCAGACGTGGGCGCGGTTCGCGGTGTGGTTCCTGGTCGGCCTCGTCATCTACTTCACCTACTCGTACCGCCGCTCGGAGCTGGGCAGGACCGAGCGGGAGGGGCGGCCCGGACCGGGGTAG
- a CDS encoding polysaccharide deacetylase family protein: MTASAPYQLTRGATPVREEPFLRMPSLGRSMVLTFDDGPDPLYTPDILRILRGHDVRAMFFVCGQRVADNGDLLRRIADDGHVVGNHSWSHPLLPDLTPSRIRAELERTSELIEKTIGTPPLWHRAPYGAWNRRTFEIGAELGMEPLAWTIDTLDWREPGTSAIVGRVVDEAEPGAVVLSHDAGGDRSQSVAALRRYLPKLRRSGYRLTVPMR; the protein is encoded by the coding sequence ATGACGGCATCCGCGCCGTACCAGCTGACCCGGGGTGCGACCCCGGTCCGCGAGGAGCCCTTCCTGCGCATGCCCTCGCTCGGCCGCTCGATGGTGCTGACCTTCGACGACGGACCCGATCCGCTCTACACCCCGGACATCCTGAGGATCCTGCGCGGCCATGACGTGCGGGCCATGTTCTTCGTCTGCGGGCAGCGGGTGGCGGACAACGGGGACCTGCTGCGCCGGATCGCCGACGACGGGCACGTCGTGGGCAACCACTCCTGGTCGCATCCGCTGCTCCCGGATCTCACGCCGTCCCGCATCCGCGCCGAACTGGAGCGCACGAGCGAGCTCATCGAGAAGACGATCGGCACCCCGCCGCTGTGGCACCGGGCGCCGTACGGGGCCTGGAACCGGCGCACGTTCGAGATCGGCGCCGAGCTCGGCATGGAGCCGCTCGCCTGGACGATCGACACCCTCGACTGGCGCGAGCCCGGCACGAGCGCGATCGTCGGCCGGGTCGTGGACGAGGCCGAGCCCGGCGCGGTCGTCCTCTCGCACGACGCGGGCGGCGACCGCTCCCAGAGCGTTGCCGCGCTGCGCCGGTACCTTCCGAAGCTGCGGCGGTCCGGATACCGGCTCACCGTGCCCATGCGCTGA
- a CDS encoding sensor histidine kinase — translation MSATALAALGAAAAVLLAAGFGLGRLTARRDTDPDLDLGTPVERATFHTLHTASLAAPPLRAGLTEDTARKAARRLRSLLGTEALCLTDRETVLAWDGSGGDHHGERVMRSVAGVLDSGRSQSLRTGCDTPECPLRWAVIAPLTGEEGVLGALVAYGSKESAVLVRAATEVARWVSVQLELAELDRSRTRLIEAEIRALRAQISPHFIFNSLAAIASFVRTDPERARELLLEFADFTRYSFRRHGDFTHLADELRCIEQYLALAGARFGDRLKVTLQVAPEVLPVALPFLCLQPLVENAVKHGLEDSREECRVSISARDAGAEAVVTIEDDGVGMDPAELRRILAGDDGARPSGIGLRNVDERLRQVYGDEHGLVIETGVAAGMKITVRIPKYRAGVHKNAAR, via the coding sequence ATGAGCGCGACGGCGCTGGCCGCGCTCGGCGCCGCCGCGGCCGTCCTCCTCGCGGCCGGGTTCGGACTCGGCCGGCTCACCGCACGCCGCGACACCGACCCCGACCTCGACCTCGGCACCCCCGTCGAGCGGGCCACGTTCCACACCCTGCACACCGCCTCGCTCGCCGCCCCTCCGCTGCGCGCCGGTCTCACCGAGGACACCGCCCGCAAGGCCGCGCGACGGCTGCGCTCCCTGCTCGGCACCGAGGCGCTCTGCCTCACCGACCGCGAGACCGTCCTCGCCTGGGACGGCAGCGGCGGCGACCACCACGGGGAGCGGGTGATGCGCAGCGTCGCCGGCGTACTCGACTCGGGCCGCAGCCAGTCGCTCCGCACCGGCTGCGACACCCCCGAGTGCCCGCTGCGCTGGGCCGTCATCGCCCCGCTCACCGGCGAGGAGGGCGTACTCGGTGCGCTCGTCGCCTACGGGTCGAAGGAGTCCGCGGTGCTCGTGCGGGCCGCCACGGAGGTGGCCCGCTGGGTCTCCGTCCAGCTGGAGCTCGCCGAGCTCGACCGGTCCCGCACCCGGCTGATCGAGGCCGAGATCCGCGCGCTGCGCGCCCAGATCTCCCCCCACTTCATCTTCAACTCGCTCGCCGCCATCGCCTCCTTCGTCCGCACCGACCCCGAACGGGCCAGGGAACTCCTGCTGGAGTTCGCCGACTTCACCCGCTACTCGTTCCGCAGGCACGGCGACTTCACCCACCTCGCCGACGAACTCCGCTGCATCGAGCAGTATCTGGCGCTCGCGGGGGCCCGTTTCGGCGACCGGCTGAAGGTGACCCTCCAGGTCGCCCCCGAAGTGCTCCCGGTCGCCCTGCCCTTCCTCTGCCTCCAGCCGCTCGTCGAGAACGCCGTCAAGCACGGCCTGGAGGACTCCCGCGAGGAGTGCCGGGTCTCCATCTCCGCGCGGGACGCGGGCGCCGAGGCGGTGGTCACCATCGAGGACGACGGCGTCGGCATGGACCCGGCCGAGCTGCGCCGCATCCTCGCGGGGGACGACGGTGCCCGTCCGTCGGGTATCGGGCTGCGCAACGTGGACGAACGGCTGCGGCAGGTGTACGGCGACGAGCACGGCCTCGTCATCGAGACGGGCGTCGCGGCGGGCATGAAGATCACGGTCCGGATCCCCAAGTACCGGGCGGGCGTGCACAAGAACGCGGCTCGGTAG